Genomic DNA from Nonomuraea rubra:
GCCGGAGGAGCTGTACCCGATCCTGATGCGCAAGAGCTGGAAGCACTTCGGCCTGCCCATGAGCGGGGTGCACCTGGTGTGCTCGCAGCTCTACCACTCGGCGCCGTACGGGCAGGCCATGATGGCACTGCAGTTCGGGCACTCGATCGTGGCTCCGGAGAAGTTCGAGGCCGCCGCCGCGCTGGAGCTGATCGAGCGGTACCGGGTGACGAACGCCTTCATGGTGCCCACGATGTTCCACCGGCTGCTGGCGGTGCCGGACCGGGAGTCGTACGACCTGTCGTCCCTCACCCACCTCTTCCACGGGGCCGCCCCGTGCCCGCCGGCCACCAAGCAGGCGATGATCGACTGGCTCGGGCCGGTGCTCTGGGAGTACTACGGCTCGACCGAGGCGGCCGTGGCCACCATGGTCTCCTCGCAGGAGTGGCTGGCCAAGCCGGGCACGGTCGGCAGGGCGCTGGACGGGATGTCGTTCACGATCGTGGACGAGGACGGCCGCGAGGTGCCGCCCGGCTCGCCGGGGCTGGTCTACATCGGCGGGATCAACCGCTTCGAGTACCACGGCGACCCGGACAAGACGGCGGCCGCCATGCGCGGGCGCGACTACACGCCGGGCGACATCGGCTACCTCGACGAGGACGGTTACCTGTTCCTGCTGGACCGGCGGACCGACCTGATCATCTCCGGCGGGGTCAACATCTACCCGGCCGAGATCGAGGCGGCGCTGCTGGAGCACCCCTCCGTGTCCGACGTGGCGGTGATCGGCGTGCCCGACCCCGAATGGGGGCAGAAGGTGGTGGCGCTCGTCCAGCCGGTGGCCGGGGTGACCGGCGGCGAGGAGCTCACGGCCGAGCTGCTGCTGCACTGCGCGCCCCGGCTGGCCAGGCTCAAGCATCCGCGGCTCATCGAGTACAGGGAGTCGCTGCCCCGTACGCCGACAGGCAAGCTGAGCAGGCGAAACGTCCGGGAAGCGTATCTTTCGAGCTGAGCTGGGCAGGATCTCCGCATGAGGGAGATCGTCGCGGGACTGGCCGCCGCAGCCGTACTGGTCGCCGGCTGCGGGCCTCCCCCTACCACCACAGGCACCGTCAGCCCGACCGCGCCGGCCTCGCCCACGGCCTCACCCACGGCCTCGCCCACCAGGCCGGGAACGTCGCCCGCCTCGCCCACCGCGACGCCGCAGGCGCTGGAGGCGGCGTACGAGAAGGTCATCTCGGACGTCCTGCCGTCCATCGTGCAGATCAACACGAAGGTGGGGCTGGGGTCCGGCATCGTGTTCGACACCAAGGGGCACATCGTCACCAACGCGCACGTGGTCGGGCAGGCCACGCAGATGAACGTCACCATCGCCACCGGCGGGCCGCCGCGACCGGCCAAGCTGGTCAGGTCGTTCGCCGCCGGGGACCTGGCCGTGATCAAGGTGGACCGGCCCGACGGGCTCAGGCCGGCGCGGTTCGGCGACTCCTCGAGGCTGCGGGTGGGGCAGATCGTGCTGGCCATGGGCAACCCGCTGGGGCTGTCCGGCAGCGTCACGAACGGCATCGTCTCCGCGCTGGGACGTACGGTGACAGAGCCACAGAACCCCGACTCACCGGGCGCCACCATCGCCGGCGCCATCCAGACCTCCGCCGCGATCAACCCCGGCAACAGCGGCGGCGCCCTCGTG
This window encodes:
- a CDS encoding S1C family serine protease, with product MREIVAGLAAAAVLVAGCGPPPTTTGTVSPTAPASPTASPTASPTRPGTSPASPTATPQALEAAYEKVISDVLPSIVQINTKVGLGSGIVFDTKGHIVTNAHVVGQATQMNVTIATGGPPRPAKLVRSFAAGDLAVIKVDRPDGLRPARFGDSSRLRVGQIVLAMGNPLGLSGSVTNGIVSALGRTVTEPQNPDSPGATIAGAIQTSAAINPGNSGGALVDLSGHVIGIPTLAATDPALGGGAAPGIGFAIPSNTATDIARQIVEHGKVTNSHRAALGIRGSTVIGSDGQPSGVGVASVEQGGGAEKAGIRAGDVIVSINGKETPTMAVLAETITTLKPGDRARVGVTRSNGQSETVTVTLGQLASE
- a CDS encoding AMP-binding protein; this translates as MRGFYEIAANDPERPALLGDEGITYGRLLDRVNRASNGLTSRGVAPGDCVVTVLKNGADALTMMLATYQIGAYLVPVNWHFTTEEIDYIVGDCGAKVVIAPDALTVDALAAGQPATPPEHRRAGSMMLYTSGTTGRPKGVRRRLLDLTPEELYPILMRKSWKHFGLPMSGVHLVCSQLYHSAPYGQAMMALQFGHSIVAPEKFEAAAALELIERYRVTNAFMVPTMFHRLLAVPDRESYDLSSLTHLFHGAAPCPPATKQAMIDWLGPVLWEYYGSTEAAVATMVSSQEWLAKPGTVGRALDGMSFTIVDEDGREVPPGSPGLVYIGGINRFEYHGDPDKTAAAMRGRDYTPGDIGYLDEDGYLFLLDRRTDLIISGGVNIYPAEIEAALLEHPSVSDVAVIGVPDPEWGQKVVALVQPVAGVTGGEELTAELLLHCAPRLARLKHPRLIEYRESLPRTPTGKLSRRNVREAYLSS